GGACTGATATGGGTCCCGTCCAGTCGAGCATACTGACACACAATATGCCGGGACATATCATGGTATGGTACAGAGAAagggggaggaggagatggagaggaggaagaagaatagGAGTAGGAAGCGGAGAAGAGGAGGTGGCACGGGAGGAGAGGAAGGGAGGAGGCGATGGAGAAGAAGATGACGAGATGGCAGTGACAATGGAGAGGAGCGGAGGCAGTAGAGAAAAAGAGGAGATGATGGtggcaaaggaggaagaggaggagattaCCAAGGGTTGGGGAGGCAGATGCTGGACTGAAGGGAGGTCAATAGCATGGGAGAGAGTGCACAGGTTGGGATTCGGTATTAAGGTTTtaagtttttttcttcttttttaggttttaaaaataaaaaagggctAGTTTTAATCCCTTTATTGCATATGAATTGCCCGAAGTTGGACAATTGTAGATGCCGGCCCAAGCCCAGACTTGTAGATACCCAACATGTAGTGAATCTGATGAAACTGGATTCCTTGCCTCTTCCTATGTAATCGGTGCTGATAAGCTTTCAGAAGCCATGAAAAGATCTCACTGAATTTCTAATTATCTCTGTAAATTAATGATGCTAGGTCTTCTCAGCTAGTTGGTTAATCCCTCGACACAAGTTCAGCATTTTTGTGGTTCAAGTGAATATTTTGATAAATTGGATGCTTTGCTGTGACAGTGCCTGTGATGCATGTCTCCATGCTAGCAcctaaaattttatagaaaaagtTGGAAACTTGATgctatttattttcttttgttctttggATTTATAAGACAATAATGAAATTGAATTTAATCCTTATATTACTTGATGGTATTTCATGGAGACTTGGTTTTAGCTTTTTTAACCTTCTTGCAATCATGACAAGTTgaccttttatttttatattttattcttaaattttgTGAAACATTTATATATCAGTTTCTTTGACTCACTAGACATTACGATGTTGGTAGGAGCTTCATATGCTTGGCCATAATTTTTTTCCCACATGCAAATGTTTTCTTAATTAGATGTTGGAACTATTTGTTACTTAGCGAACAAGCATCATCCAGAGTGTAAGTTCTACAACTAGTATATGTTAATATTCTCATTTTTTACACGCCACATGTTTCATTGTTCACAACATTTGCTTATAGAACTAGGTAGTCGGCAACAAGTATATTGTGTGCTTGTAGTTTATTCTTgagttgtttttctttttctaggtAAAAAAGGTACTTTTTATTTGGCTTTTTCTTGATCTTATAGAGTACTTGCTTGCAGTGATCTAGAGGTGAGCAGTATATTGGAAAGTTCCTTGAATGTAAAGGAGAAGATAATCTCTGAGTTGAATATGGAACTTCATAATATGGAAACCACGTTATCAAATGAGAGGGAGCAACACTTGAATGAGATTAAAAAGTTGAATGCACTACTCAATGAGAAGGTTATAGTTCTGTACTTTTGTCTCGACTTTTTAAGCCTATAATTTGTATAACATGAAGTAATAATTTATAATACATGTACATGCTGAAGATTATCATTCATGTATCATAGTCTGACAGAACATAGACAAAATTCATTGACTAAATCCCAATTCATTGATTTGAACTTGCAGTGGGTCAGTGACTTGGACTTGCATGTCCTTTTAGCTGATGCACATTCTTTGTTAAGAATTCATTGACTAAATCCTAAAAAGTTCTTATTAAATTGTAATAACCTGCAGTGTTAAGTCTTTCTTCTTTATTATTTGCAGGATACTGCTCTTGTGGAAATGAGAAAAGAACTTCAAGAAAGGCCAACTGCAAAATTAGTTGACGATCTCCATAAAAAAGTCAAAATTTTGCAGGTTTTTAACTGCAAGTTGATCTTTTCCCTAGAATTCTTATGTTTCTAATTGATATACCTTGTGGAAGGACATACTGTCATGTATTTCACCATATTGTTTCAGCATATATTTTTAATGTTGATGCTTAAACAGTGTTCAGTTCTATATAAGCTAGTAACAAAAACGTATCATATTTTTGGGAATCTTAAGTTGCATTTAATCTTGGAAAATTGTTATAGTCTAGTTTAAGGAAAAGAAGGTAGATTTTATGAATTAGGATTCTTGTGCTTTGTTGTTGTGTTTACTTTAAGTAATATTTACAGGTCCTCCTTATTCACAATTTATGATGTTAGCTAACAATATGTTTGTAGTAGGACcttttcaatatttttttgtgATATGAAGTTGTCAGAAAGCATTACATTAAAGCTTTCCTTAATTTTTAAGAAGCCCTTAATAGATACAGTTAATGAAGGAGATTCTTGGTTGATGCCAAATAGTTGGAACTTGGAAGAAGTTATGATGGTTAGGACCTAGGACATGGTCACTTCATGTATCTGCATGTCGAATGATTATTCGAGTGATATTTTACATCAGATTATATATGTAAATCATGATCATTATTTCAGTCCTTGATTGACAAAAACTAAGCCAAgatttttagtttattttaaccACCTATAAATAACACTACTAGTGGTTCTGGTCATATTACAAAGATTAGTTGGTTGGTCAGTAACTTATTTAAATAGGTATTTCTTATGCAAAATCTTTGCTCTAATATAAAGTGTGACATGTTCCTTTTCCTGTTCTCAAAGTTCATCTATTTCATTATTGGTGTTTTATTTATAATTAGCTCAATGTCAAGTCATGCTCAAAATATACCTATTTCCAGTTACTTGTTTCTAGTACTAAGCTAGGTATCCATTTTCCTTTTGCTCTTCTTCTGTTGCATTTCAGtgatgcaatttttgtttggcttaTATGTGGTATATCAACTGTTGATTTCCACTTTTCCTTTCTTAAGGCTGTTGGTTACAACTCCATTGAGGCTGAAGATTGGGAACTCGCTACCAGTGGCGAAGAAATGAGCAAGCTGGAGTCTCTTTTACTTGACAAAAATCGAAAAATGGAGCATGAATTAACACAACTAAAGGTCTGAACCAGCATTGGTATTTGAATTTCCTACAGTGTGGTTTTACAGTATTTTATAAGTCAAAATACAAAGTCACaatagaatttgattagagctccTTGTTAGTTTCTTTTGTCATACACTTGCACAATCTTTTACAGAAAATAGAAATCACCATCATGTCATTGTATTTTCTGCTATAAATAATGATTATCTCCTATCAAAAATTTTGCCTTGTTTTTAAGGTTAAAATTTCAGAGAAAACTAGTCTACTGGAAGCTGCTGAAGGTAAGATTTCAGAACTAACTGCAAAGGTGGATGAACAACAAAAGCTGATTGCAAAACTGGAAGATGACATTCTTAAGGTATTTCTCTATGAATTTCATGAAGGAATGAGTTGTGACTCCCTTACACTATTCTTGTTTCTATACCTTGTAAAAACTTTTTGTTACAAATCCGTATTTTCTATAGGTTGTTTAAGTATTGAACTTAAATATAATTCCTGTGATAATGCAGCCTTGTTTGTAGCTAGATAGCTATTGTTCTTGAAACATTCTTTCAGTAAGTTATGATGGCTTAGTTTCTATTAGAAATTTTTATTGGACCCAAAATATTCTTGCATTTAGTAAGTTACTATGGCCTAGATTCTAGCTAAAACATTGCTATTGGATCCAAAACATTCTATCACTTATCATGATATTCTTTTCCTTTGTAATATTTGTCACAGGGCTATAATTCCACTGAACGGAAAGGTTCACTTCTGAATGATTGGGATCTTCAGGAAATAGGCTCAAGTGAAGTATCTGAGGTGCTTGTCATTATTTGTTTAAATAAGATTTACTTCACTTCATTAATGCTTTCCTGTGCTATGTAGAGGTTTTCTTTCTCATTTGGAAATAATTTTTTCAGCTTATTCAAAATCCATTTTGCATTGCATAGATATTTAGTCTTTTATTTCAATGAGTAATAATAAGATGTTAAAACCCAAATATGATATTTTCTGATTTTCCTCATTTGTGAGGGATTGCCTTTTAATGCATAAAGAATTAAAATTTAGAGATCCTTTCATTCTTTAATTGTTTAGGAATCAATGTAGATGTGTGGCCACTTGTTTCAGAATGGTATGCCTATTTGGCAACTTGTTTCAAACTGTATGTCACTTCTGTGCAATTTTTCATGTTAGGTTGAATCTCTTTTTCATTTCCTGTTGCTTTTAAATTTAGTTTACTGATGCTTATTTTCTGGGGAAGTTATAAAAGTAATGCTTCCTGGGGAGTTGTTTGCCTTGCCCACCTTGAGAGAGCCCCTTTCATGTTCAAAAAGGAAAAAACGATCAAGCTTTTGAAAATGTATTAGATGATACTCTTGTTTGAGTTTTCAATTCAAAGTCCATTTAACTTTGTCTTCAAACTGACTGTTTTACTGTTTTATATTTTTACAATTCAGACGTTTATATGCAGATGGAATACAAGTTTGCTTTGTTTCTTATGTCTTCCAAGATTTAAGCAAATTAAACTGAAGAAGTAAAATGCTGAAAGTCATGTGAAGTGTTCTCTTTCTATTTATTGCCACTATTTGGCCTGTCAGTTATTCTACTAAATACAGATTTTGAGACAACTTttgagatttaaaaataatatgttTATTATGTTTCGGAGTTTAGCCATTTCCCATCTTTTTCTTGCTGTTTGTAAGGGCCTCTGCTGGCTTCAACTTGAAGTCACTTGTTGGCCTTTGAGCTGAGATCTAGAAAGGCCTAACTTTTTTACTACTTGAGTACATAAGCTAATTAATTGAACTGAGTGAACTCAAGACCCAAGGTTCAAAAAGCATATTGGAGTGGTAATGTACCAACCAGTAATTATTGGTCTTACCAAAAATTGGCACCTGGACCAAGTAATTTCACCAGGTCCAGTTTGagactttttttaaaatttttaaaatttttttttatctatatagCTGTCAATTCTCAGCAGTCCTCCTGTTGTCCTCTCCTGCGCTCCTCTTGTTCTCCTACTACTACTTgcatcttctctctctttctgtttGGTCCATGCCAATTGGTTCTTTTTAAGTTGTTAAGATTTATACTTTTATTACAACGCATGTCCATTTAATTTTACCTTATCTTAATTAAATCATAAGGAAATTTTATTTAGGTTGACTGGATCACTCCCGAAAATCTCTTGCATGCTTGATGTGGTGGGATCACTCCCACACATCAGGCCTGTGATCTGAATCACTCCAGAAACTTCTCCGATCCATGTTACCAACCCCAAATAATTAAGATCATTGACCCCTTTATGTTGTTGTAGATATAATAAATAAGGTTACCTATCTGGTTGTACTGACAAGTGACAAGTTATGTTTTGCAAATTTTTCTTATCTGAGATGAGTGCCATTTTACTACCTCACTAAATTGTTGTCTTGAAATCATGCTTATGCACTCCCTTGTATACACGTTTGTATTTTGAATTTATTCTTCATACCATATTTCATCTCAGGGTGCAGATCATAGGCTTATCGCTTCAGATCAAGACCAAAGTTCAATGCTAAAGGTCATATGCAATCAACGTGATCGTTTCCGAACACGCTTACGAGAAGCAGAAGAGGTATGCAATTTTACCACAGATAAGTTAAAGCTCTATactttattttttgaactttttcttATATATTCCTGTCATATATATCAGCAAGTGAGGCAACTGAAGGAGAAGATTGGGATGCTAACTGTAGAACTGGAAAATACAAAAGCTGATAATGTAAAACTTTATGGGAAGATTCGTTATGTCCAAGATTACAGTCTTGAAAAGCTTTCTTCCAGAGGGCCTAAGAAGGTTCTGGTTACATTTTCCTGagcccttttctttttttttaacgtTTAGCAGCCTAGCAGTAACCTTGCCattcttttttacttattttaGTATGCAGAAGATGTTGAAAGTGGTTTTTCTTCTGATGTTGAGTCCAAGTACAAGAAGATGTATGAGGATGATATAAATCCTTTTGCTGCTTTCTCGAAGAAGGTAAATTGTTCTGTCTTACAAGTTTCTCTATCTCTCTGTTTCTCTGCTTTTTGGTTGCAAACACCTGAGATAGATCATAGAAAGCAAAGTAATTTAATTAAATTCCGTTCCATCTTATGTTACCAATTATCATGAATTAATTAAATGTTCTCAATGTCCTATTTTGTGCAATTGAATCTTTTTCTTTGGATGATATCTTCCTTACCAAAGTAGAGCGGTGAACTGATGGTTCGGTTATTCTCTCCCAGGATGAATTCCGAGTGGTAACATGCAATAATCTCAAGGTTTTATATTTCATTGCCACCCTTGAAGAACTCTAAAACTGGTTTCAGAAAATTTAAATATCCTAGAATAGATATGTATTTACTAAGGCCTTTCTTTAATATTCACTCTATTGCTACTGACACTAACCAAGCAGAATTATATTCCTAAATATCCTTGTTCACTTCGTTATTTCCTTAGTATGACCTCTCCTTAATGTTTTCTATTCTGGTATATCAGAGAATGAGAAGTATATTAGTTCTTTTAATTGAAATATGTATCATATGTTATTATTGCATTTACAAATTTCACAAAGGGATGTAAAATCAATATTACAGTGGAAGTTCATGTAGAACTAGGAAACTGCTTTATTTTCTTGTATATTTTGTTATTTTCATTGCTTGGAATGAATTGTCTTGGGTATTCTGAATGTCCTTTTCACAAATCAGGAAAGGGATCAACGATACAAGGAGCTTGGAATAAGAGATAAAATTACACTTAGTAGTGGGCGTTTTCTGCTTGGCAACAAGTATGCTTCCACTTTCTTTTCTAATTTAAATTATCTTCAAAATCTGCTATGTTTGGTATGCTATTTGGTGCACTTATCCTTAGCTCTCTTTCACTGTTAACCATTAATTTTAGTTGAGAATATTATGATGATTTATGTTGCATCCAGTGGTTGATGATAGTTCTTGTATATTTATATTCTATTACTTTCTAGATTTTGATTGTCAAACATCTGAGAGAAATGTGCAACAAGAATggataaaaatgaaaagaaagatgAGTACAGTTGGCCATGGGTTGAGGTGAAACCAAATTGAACTACCTGAACTCGACTGCGTTGTATTCCAATGATCAATATGATGATCCAACTTTAACTCAATCCAACTTTTGATAGCCACAAGATCTGTATATTCGACTACTTAGGTCCTAACAAATGATTAATCTTGTTGATCAGCTGGAAGTTCCAAAAGAACTTCTTGTAAGAACAGAAGAAAGTTGGGGAAAGAGGATGCTGCAGTTAAATCAGACCATTGCACAGCCAAATATACTGCTCAGAAATGAGTATGATGGTATTTTCTGTCATATTCTAAAGTTTCTTAGTCCAGTTCCACTTATCATACATTTCCTTGGCATTCCAATCATCATTCCACTCTGAAGTTGATACACTCAATGGTATTACC
The window above is part of the Musa acuminata AAA Group cultivar baxijiao chromosome BXJ1-1, Cavendish_Baxijiao_AAA, whole genome shotgun sequence genome. Proteins encoded here:
- the LOC103990738 gene encoding protein CASP isoform X1; amino-acid sequence: MESNQSGSERDKGSSLPSSISVVCSFWREFDLEKERSGLDEQGLKIAENQEVSQKNRRKLAESTRDFKKASKDEKLSLFNSLLKNYQEEVDNLTKRAKFGENAFLNIYQKLYEAPDPYPALASFAEQDEKLSELESENRKMKLELEEYRSEATHLRNQQATIRRLEDRNRQLEQQMEEKVREIVEIKQRSLAEENQKTLEVLKERELLLQDQLRQAKESVVNMQKLHEIAQSQLFELRTQSEEERAAKESEVNLLMDEVERAQTRLVSLEREKGLLRSQVQSTDEENGDKKSDLEVSSILESSLNVKEKIISELNMELHNMETTLSNEREQHLNEIKKLNALLNEKDTALVEMRKELQERPTAKLVDDLHKKVKILQAVGYNSIEAEDWELATSGEEMSKLESLLLDKNRKMEHELTQLKVKISEKTSLLEAAEGKISELTAKVDEQQKLIAKLEDDILKGYNSTERKGSLLNDWDLQEIGSSEVSEGADHRLIASDQDQSSMLKVICNQRDRFRTRLREAEEVCNFTTDKLKLYTLFFELFLIYSCHIYQQVRQLKEKIGMLTVELENTKADNVKLYGKIRYVQDYSLEKLSSRGPKKYAEDVESGFSSDVESKYKKMYEDDINPFAAFSKKERDQRYKELGIRDKITLSSGRFLLGNKYARTFVFFYSIGLHLLVFTCLYRMSALSYQSTTPGHNEAILDAGNLTLSHAF